AACTGCCAAATCATTGGTCTTGAAATGGCGACGAAGTTGCTGCCACACAAAGCTATCGGATTCACTCAAGACGATGTTCCTTTGAAAGTGGAGTGGGGTGGAAGGCCTGGGTCTCTAAAAGCAGCATTCGCATCAGGTTTCTCTCCAAACGCTATTCGGCAGATATGGGTCTTCGGAGCTCGCCATAGGGCAACAGCCCCAGAGTGCAAGCTCGTAAAGTGTCTGCTTCTAGCCGCCGCCATGGCGTTGGCCGCCTTGAAGAGCTCGGCCGGTCCGTACAACATGAAGCGTATGCGCTGCGTGCGTGGGCTCATTTGCTAAGTCCCCTGGATTGGGAGTTCGCCTTACCTGCAGTCCTGGAGCACGAAGCCTGTGACATATAGATCGGGGGACGGCCCCAAACCTTGGATACGATGTCCATTACCTCCGCATTGGTGGAAGTCAGCGATTCGATCGCTTGCTCGTACGCCGATCGGCCTACCGCTCCCCCTGACAGCTCATACAACGATCGGTTTTTGAGCCACGCTTCCCGTATCGCGTTCGATTCACCCTCGCGCCTCTGCGGGCAAAACTTCAAAGCCTCTTTCAGACGGGCCGAAGCGTGATAAGCACGGAGTTCGTTGATCTGTCGAACCGTATAGGAGCGTCTTGCTGGGATCCCTAGATCCGGTGTTGGCCCCAGCCCATCGTTTGACAATAGCCGCAGATAACTGCCCGACACGCCGAGAATCTCGGCAACCTCGCCCAAGGAGAACGAGCGCGAGGTCCTGTCGTCTGGAAATTGGAACCTGGTCGTATGCTGCATAAATTGCCTCGTGACGGTTTACTGTCTTTATAGCGTTGTTATTCCGTCACGCACTAAACCAGTTGCCTGGGCTAGTCAACTCTCAACAGCCAACAAGCACTTGCCGCGCCAACAAACTTACCGGCTCCATCGGAGCAGGCCTTTCGTCCGCCTGATCTGGCCCCTCAACCTGGACCAGTTTTAGCTAGAGTTTTCCGGTGGAAAGGAACAACGATGAAGGCATCGCAATTTTCGGACGCGCAGAAGGCGTTCATTCTGAAGCAAGGTGATGAAGGTGTCTGTTGCTGCGATCTGCCGCAAAGCGGCATCAGTCAGGCGACCTACTTCAATTGGAGGAAGAAGTATGCCGGCATGTTGCCGCCGACAGACATCGGCGATCGGACTCCCCCTCTACCAAAATTGAGGACAATGCGATCTCCGCTTAATTTCTTCCTGCATGGGTCGTAAGTCGCAGTTCCAGATGGCCCGATTAACCGAAATTCTCGACATCCAATTCACGACATCGTCGTCACTTTTGTCGGCTTCGCGACAAGCATTCTTCCTCGCCCAATCGCGTATTTTCCGTCCAGGTAGCTGAAATAGCAGCGAATTATTGTTGGTCAGCTCAATCGGCCTGCCTGGCACGAATCTTGAGAGCTATTGCGAGGCAGCGGAACGGCCTCCGCATCCGCGTTGCGGGATAACCGCATTGCTTCGAACACATGAAGGAACGCCAAGCATGGCAGCTCTGCGTCAGATCGCATTCTATGGAAAGGGCGGAATTGGCAAGTCCACTACGTCCCAAAACACGTTAGCCGCCCTTGTGGACCATGGGCAGAAGATCCTCATCGTCGGCTGTGATCCTAAGGCTGATTCTACGCGCCTGATCTTGAACTCGAAGGCTCAGGATACGGTTCTTGATCTCGCAGCAACGAGAGGTTCGGTTGAAGATCTTGAACTCGAAGACGTGCTCAAGGTCGGCTATAAAGGTATCAAATGCGTGGAGTCTGGCGGCCCGGAGCCGGGCGTCGGCTGCGCGGGACGCGGCGTTATCACGTCGATCAACTTCCTCGAAGAGAACGGCGCCTACAACGATGTCGACTACGTGTCTTATGACGTGCTCGGTGACGTTGTGTGCGGCGGCTTCGCGATGCCGATCCGTGAAAACAAAGCTCAGGAAATCTACATCGTCATGTCCGGCGAAATGATGGCCCTCTATGCCGCCAACAATATCGCGAGGGGCATTCTAAAATATGCTGCAGGCGGCAGCGTCCGCCTGGGTGGGCTCATTTGCAACGAGCGTCAGACCGACCGCGAAATCGACCTCGCCGAAGCGCTGGCTGCCAAACTCAATTCTAAGCTCATCCATTTCGTGCCACGCGACAACATTGTCCAACATGCCGAGCTTAGAAAGATGACGGTAATCCAATATGCGCCGGACTCTCAGCAAGCGGCCGAGTACCGGACACTTGCCCAAAGAATACATGACAATTCTGGCAAAGGCACCATCCCGACCCCCATCACCATGGAAGAACTTGAGGACATGCTTCTCGATTTCGGCATCATGAAAACCGATGAGCAGATGCTTGCCGAACTTCAAGCCAGGGATGCGAAGTGATAGCTGCCCAGTGATCACACTGACACGGGCGCGCAGCGACACGCAAAGCGCCCGCCATCCCGTGAAGGAGGTTTCGCCAATGAGGCTTCATCCGGATTTTCTAAGGGGTAGGGTCAATGAGCCTCAAATACGACAATGACAGTGACTTCCACGCGAAGCTTATAGCAGACGTGCTGTCGCAATATCCGGGCAAAGCAGCGAAGCGCCGCAGTAAACACCTTAGCGTGGCAACGAGCGAAAAGGACGCCGGCGAGGACCCAAACACGATTAGCGAATGCGAGGTAAAGTCGAACATCAAGTCTGTTCCTGGCGTGATGACGATCCGCGGATGCGCCTATGCCGGTTCAAAGGGCGTTGTCTGGGGACCGATCAAGGATATGGTTCACATTTCACACGGGCCTGTGGGCTGTGGTCAATATTCCTGGTCGCAACGTCGCAACTATTACGTCGGTCTGACAGGTATCGACACTTTCGTGACCATGCAATTTACCTCCGATTTCCAGGAGAAGGACATCGTTTTCGGCGGTGACAAGAAACTGGAAAAGGTCATTGACGAGATTGCTGAACTTTTCCCGCTAAGCAATGGCATCAGCCTGCAGTCCGAATGTCCGATCGGTCTGATTGGCGATGACATTGAGGCCGTAGCGCGAAAAAAGGCCAAAGAACACACGACGACCGTCGTGCCGGTGCGCTGCGAAGGCTTCCGTGGTGTCTCACAATCACTTGGCCACCACATCGCCAACGACGCAATTCGAGATTGGGTCTTCGACAAGAAAGACTTAAAATTCGAGCCGGGTCCTTACGACGTAAATGTCATAGGCGACTATAACATTGGCGGCGATGCATGGGCGTCGCGCATCCTGCTCGAAGAGATCGGATTGCGCGTGGTCGGCAACTGGTCGGGAGATGCAACACTCGCCGAAGTGGAGCGCGCCCCGAGAGCTACGCTCAACCTCATTCACTGCTATCGGTCGATGAATTACATCTCCAGACACATGGAGGAAAAATATGGCATTCCATGGATGGAGTATAATTTCTTTGGCCCATTCCAGATCGAAGCCTCGCTGCGCAACATAGCCAAGCATTTCGGGCCGGAGATCGAAGATAGAACGGAAAAAGTCATCGCCAAATACCGACCCTTCGTTTCGGCTGTGGTCGACAAATATTGGCCGCGTCTTTCTGGCAAACGGGTGATGCTCTACATCGGCGGATTGCGTCCTCGTCACGTCATCACCGCCTATGAGGACCTCGGAATGGAAATCGTAGGAACCGGCTACGAATTCGGTCATGGCGACGACTATCAGCGCACCGGCCACTACGTAAAAGAAGGCACGTTGATCTACGACGACGTGACTAGCTACGAACTAGAGAAATTCATCGAGCGAATTCGGCCTGATCTGGTCGGGTCCGGCATCAAGGAAAAATACCCGGTGCAGAAAATGGGCATTCCGTTCCGTCAGATGCACTCCTGGGATTATTCTGGTCCGTATCACGGTTATGACGGCTTCTCGATCTTCGCCCGAGACATGGATATGGCCATCAACAATCCGGTTTGGGGTCTTTACGATGCGCCCTGGAACGACCGCGCTTCGGCGGTGGCAGTAGCATGAGCACCTAGCATTTCTCGAAGAAAAACGCGGGAGGCCTCGCGCCGAAAGTCTCTGTCCCGCCTCCATGTCGCAGCCAACCGAAAGAGGTGACCCTATGCCGCAATCAGCTGAGAAAGCTCTCGACCATGCGCCTTTGTTCTGCGAGCCGGAATATAGGCAAATGTTGGCCGAGAAAAAGCTGAACTTCGAATGCCCACACCCGGATCAGGTCGTGTCAGACCAACGCGAATTCACGAAGAGCTGGAAATATCGCGAGAAAAACCTGGCCCGCCAAGCCCTTGTCGTTAATCCAGCCAAAGCCTGCCAGCCACTCGGCGCGGTCTTCGCAGCGGCGGGATTCGAGCGAACGATGTCGTTCGTTCATGGCAGCCAAGGTTGCGTTGCCTACTACAGATCGCACCTATCACGCCATTTCAAGGAACCGTCATCGGTGGTCTCGTCATCGATGACAGAAGACGCCGCTGTATTTGGTGGCCTGAAGAATATGGTCGACGGTCTCGCCAACACGTACAAGCTCTATAACCCGAAGATGATCGCGGTGTCGACCACATGTATGGCCGAGGTCATCGGAGATGACCTACATGGCTTTATCGAAAACGCCAAAAGTGAAGGTTCGGTCCCGCGCGATTTCGATGTCCCCTTCGCCCACACGCCTGCCTTTGTCGGCAGCCATGTCGATGGCTATGACAGCATGGTAAAAGGTGTGCTGGAGAATTTCTGGAAGGGCACCGCGCGAACTGAAGCCACCGCTACCATCAACATCATTCCTGGATTTGATGGCTTCTGCGTTGGGAACAATCGCGAATTAAAACGCCTGCTCGACTTGATGCAAGTGAATTACATGTTCATCCAGGACGCATCAGATCAGTTCGATACGCCTTCCGACGGCAATTTTCGGATGTATGACGGCGGGACCAGCATCAATGACGTGAAGGCGGCGTTGAACGCGGAGTGGACATTGTCCCTGCAATATTACAACACTCGCAAGACGTTAGATTACTGCAGAGACGTTGGACAAGCGGCGACCTCCTTCCACTACCCTCTCGGCGTCGAAGCTACCGACGAACTGCTGATGGTGATATCGGAGATTTCCGGCAGAGAAATTCCCGAGGCGATCCGTCTGGAGCGCGGCCGACTCATCGATGCGATGGCGGACAGCCAAGCTTGGCTGTATGGAAAAAAATACGCGATCTACGGCGATCCAGATTTCGTTTATGCGATGGCGCGCTTCATCATGGAGACCGGCGGCGAGCCAACCCACTGCCTCGCCACAAATGGCACCTCAGCTTGGGAGGACGAGATGAAGGAACTCCTCGCATCCTCGCCCTTCGGGAAGAATGCACAGGTTTGGCCAGGCAAAGATCTCTGGGCACTGCGCTCGCTACTGTTCACCGAGCCGGTGGATCTCCTGATCGGAAATTCTTATGGGAAGTATCTCGAACGGGACACCGGTACCCCACTGGTTCGGCTGATGTTTCCAATTTTCGACCGGCACCATCATCATCGATTCCCCCTCATGGGCTACCAAGGCGGACTGCGTCTTTTAACGGCGATCCTCGACAAGATCTTCGACAACCTCGATCGCGAAACAATGCACGCCGGTGTGACAGATTATTCGTATGACCTCACTCGCTAAAAGCGGCGGCCGGCCAGGCGGCCTATCTCTCAACCAGATATGAAGGCAGACGAATGTCCTCGCTCAACGCCAAAAACAAAGATGCCTTCCACGAGCTAGCGAGTGAAAAGAGCGGCAGCAAGGGTCCTAAGGCGCGCCTAAGGAATTGCGCGAGGCCAATGGCCCCGGGAACGGCCGTCGGCGGTTGCGCTTTCGACGGCGCCAAGGTCGCACTGCAGCCGATCACGGATGTCGCACATCTTATTCACGCGCCGCTCGCCTGCGAGGGAAATTCCTGGGACAACCGTGGCGCTGCCTCGTCAGGCCCAACACTTTGGCGCACGAGCTTCACGACTGATCTTACGGAAATCGACATCGTAATGGGACACAGTGAACGGAAGCTCTTTAAAGCGATCCGGGAAATCAAGGATGGGTATGCGCCCGCAGCAATCTTCGTCTATTCAACCTGCGTTACGGCGATGATCGGTGACGACATCGACGTTGTTTGCAAGCGAGCGACGGACGAATTTGCCTTACCGGTGGTGCCGGTCAATGCGCCAGGCTTTGTCGGGTCTAAAAACCTCGGCAACAAGCTAGCGGGCGAGGCACTGCTCAAGCATGTCATAGGTACCGTGGAGCCCGATGAACCAGGCCTTTGCGACATCAACATACTCGGCGAATTTAACCTCTCGGGTGAGTTCTGGCAGGTGAAGCCGCTCTTGGATAAGCTCGGCGTCCGCGTCCGCGCCTGTATTCCCGGAGACGCGCGATATCTGCAAGTCGCCTCCGCCCACCGCTCGCGCGCAGCGATGACGGTGTGTTCGACAGCGTTCGTTGCGTTGGCACGTAAGATGCAGGAACGCTGGGACATTCCATTTTTCGAGGGCTCCTTCTATGGCATCTCCGGCACCTCGGAGGCACTCCGGCGGATCGCCGATCTGCTTGTAAAGAAGGGTGCTGACCCCTCGCTTTTGCATCGCACAGAAATCCTTGTAGCGG
The Rhizobium lentis DNA segment above includes these coding regions:
- the nifH gene encoding nitrogenase iron protein; protein product: MAALRQIAFYGKGGIGKSTTSQNTLAALVDHGQKILIVGCDPKADSTRLILNSKAQDTVLDLAATRGSVEDLELEDVLKVGYKGIKCVESGGPEPGVGCAGRGVITSINFLEENGAYNDVDYVSYDVLGDVVCGGFAMPIRENKAQEIYIVMSGEMMALYAANNIARGILKYAAGGSVRLGGLICNERQTDREIDLAEALAAKLNSKLIHFVPRDNIVQHAELRKMTVIQYAPDSQQAAEYRTLAQRIHDNSGKGTIPTPITMEELEDMLLDFGIMKTDEQMLAELQARDAK
- the nifD gene encoding nitrogenase molybdenum-iron protein alpha chain, coding for MSLKYDNDSDFHAKLIADVLSQYPGKAAKRRSKHLSVATSEKDAGEDPNTISECEVKSNIKSVPGVMTIRGCAYAGSKGVVWGPIKDMVHISHGPVGCGQYSWSQRRNYYVGLTGIDTFVTMQFTSDFQEKDIVFGGDKKLEKVIDEIAELFPLSNGISLQSECPIGLIGDDIEAVARKKAKEHTTTVVPVRCEGFRGVSQSLGHHIANDAIRDWVFDKKDLKFEPGPYDVNVIGDYNIGGDAWASRILLEEIGLRVVGNWSGDATLAEVERAPRATLNLIHCYRSMNYISRHMEEKYGIPWMEYNFFGPFQIEASLRNIAKHFGPEIEDRTEKVIAKYRPFVSAVVDKYWPRLSGKRVMLYIGGLRPRHVITAYEDLGMEIVGTGYEFGHGDDYQRTGHYVKEGTLIYDDVTSYELEKFIERIRPDLVGSGIKEKYPVQKMGIPFRQMHSWDYSGPYHGYDGFSIFARDMDMAINNPVWGLYDAPWNDRASAVAVA
- the nifK gene encoding nitrogenase molybdenum-iron protein subunit beta → MPQSAEKALDHAPLFCEPEYRQMLAEKKLNFECPHPDQVVSDQREFTKSWKYREKNLARQALVVNPAKACQPLGAVFAAAGFERTMSFVHGSQGCVAYYRSHLSRHFKEPSSVVSSSMTEDAAVFGGLKNMVDGLANTYKLYNPKMIAVSTTCMAEVIGDDLHGFIENAKSEGSVPRDFDVPFAHTPAFVGSHVDGYDSMVKGVLENFWKGTARTEATATINIIPGFDGFCVGNNRELKRLLDLMQVNYMFIQDASDQFDTPSDGNFRMYDGGTSINDVKAALNAEWTLSLQYYNTRKTLDYCRDVGQAATSFHYPLGVEATDELLMVISEISGREIPEAIRLERGRLIDAMADSQAWLYGKKYAIYGDPDFVYAMARFIMETGGEPTHCLATNGTSAWEDEMKELLASSPFGKNAQVWPGKDLWALRSLLFTEPVDLLIGNSYGKYLERDTGTPLVRLMFPIFDRHHHHRFPLMGYQGGLRLLTAILDKIFDNLDRETMHAGVTDYSYDLTR
- the nifE gene encoding nitrogenase iron-molybdenum cofactor biosynthesis protein NifE, coding for MSSLNAKNKDAFHELASEKSGSKGPKARLRNCARPMAPGTAVGGCAFDGAKVALQPITDVAHLIHAPLACEGNSWDNRGAASSGPTLWRTSFTTDLTEIDIVMGHSERKLFKAIREIKDGYAPAAIFVYSTCVTAMIGDDIDVVCKRATDEFALPVVPVNAPGFVGSKNLGNKLAGEALLKHVIGTVEPDEPGLCDINILGEFNLSGEFWQVKPLLDKLGVRVRACIPGDARYLQVASAHRSRAAMTVCSTAFVALARKMQERWDIPFFEGSFYGISGTSEALRRIADLLVKKGADPSLLHRTEILVAEEEEKVWKRLEAYRPRLEGKRVLLNTGGVKSWSVVHALMEIGMEIVGTSVKKSTLEDRERVKQTLKEENLVFESMSPRELFSLLLERKADIMLSGGRTQYIALKAKLPWLDINQERHHAYAGYEGMVQLARQIDLAIHNPMWPQVREPAPWEQALVV